Within the Candidatus Thermoplasmatota archaeon genome, the region TTTTATGACGTGAGCCGCCGAGCGAGAGCCTCGCCGAGCGTCTTCACGTCGCCGACGATCTCCGCGCAGGCGCCGCGCACGAGGTGCGACGGAACCTGACGCCGCTCCGTTGCGAAGCCGATGACGGGCTTACCGGCCGCGAACGCGTACGCGACGAGGAAGGCGACGTCGTCCGAGGTCCTTCCGCCGTCGAGCACCGCGACGACGACGCGGCTCGCCTGGAGCGCGGCGAGCGTGCGCTCGAAGGCGGCGTCCGCGGTCGTTTCGACCCCCGGCTCGCCTGCGTGCAGGCCGGGGACGAAGACGTCGCCCGCCCGCAGCCGCCCGCCGCTCGTCACCTGGAGCCCCACGAGGAGCTTGTCCACGAGCGTCTCGTCGCCGAGGCTCGACCATGCCGCCGCGAGGAAGACCGGCTGCGCCACGGGCGGCGAACGCGGCCGCGCGCCTTGAGCCTTGCCGGCGATCCGCCCGCTGCGACAGCTTCATGCCGCTCCTCGTCCGCTGCCTCGGCATGCGCCGCGCCCCCGCCTTCGCCCTCCTCCTCGTCCTCGCGCCGCTCGCCGGTTGCATCGGCGGCCCCGCGGCGCCGCCCGCGACCGACGAGGGGCCCGCGGTCGTTCCCGAGCGCCTCACGCTCTGGCTCACGGGAGGTTCGCGTCCCGGTCTATCGGCGAACGCGCCGACCTCGGAGAAGCCGGAGGAGGTCGCGGGCGGCAACTTCTTCGCGCAGTGGGGCGAGCCGGGGGGCTACGCGAGCTTTATCGGCGCCCCGCCGGGGGGCAACCTGCTCGTGGTGGGGAACGCCACCGTCACCTTCTTCGCGAAGGCGAACGGACCGGCGGTGCAGGCGGGCGTCTTTCCCCACTTCATCGCCTACCTCGGCACGGTCGGCATCCTGAACGCGGACGGCAGCGCGCAGGGATCGGCCGCCATGCGTCCCGGGGACGTCGTCGAGACGAAGTCGGACCTCAAGCTCCCGAAGGGAGGCCTCCTCCTCGAACGCGACCTCGCGCTCCAGGTGATGCTCTCCGTCGTCCTCACGCAGGCGGGCGCGCGCGGCGACGGGAGCGACGACGTCGTCTTCCTCGTGAACTCCACGCGGACGCCCTCGCGCGTCGAGTTCGACGCCATCCTCGTTCCCGACCTTCCCGCGCCCGGCGAGCCCGAGGCCGGGAAGCTCGACGACCGCCTCGCGGGATCCGCCTACGCGGGCGCGCGCGAGGGCGCTTCGCAGAAGTCGCATCCGCTCGCGATCCCGCCCGGGACGGCTCGCGTGTTCGTCCTTCTCAAGCGCGACCAGGCCGCGGGCTTCGGCGACCTCGACCTCGCCATCGTGGACGCGAACGGCACCGAGGTCGCGCGCGGGGTGACCCCCTTCGGCGTCGAGCGCGTCCTGCTCCACCCGCACCAGCTCGGCGCGGGCGGCGCGTGGAAGATGGTCGTTTCGAACTACGGGAGCGCGACGTCCACGTACTCGCTCGAGTGGCGGGTCCACCCCGTCGCGCCCGCGGAAGCTTGATGACCCGCTCCGGGCGTGGCGCACGCATGGCGCTCGCGGTCGGCGATCCCGTCCCCGATTTCACGCTCGTCGCGGCGACGGCCGAGTCGCGGTCGGAATGGACCCTCTCGAAGGTGCTCGAAAGCGGGCCGATCGTCCTCGCCTTCTACCCGCTTGCGTTCACGAGCACGTGCACGATGCAGCTCTGCGAGGCGCGCGACCGCCTCAAGGAGCTCGAGGTCCTCGGGGCGCGCGTCTTCGGGTTCAGCACGGACACGCCGCACTCGAACCAGCGCTACGCCGCCGAAGCGCGCCTGCCGTTCCCGCTCCTCTCCGACCCCAATCGGGTCGTTGTCGAGCGCATCTGGGAGACGCAGCGCGTCTCGGGGGTCGATCGCGTCCCGAAGCGCGGCATGATGGTCGTCGGCGCCGACGGACGCGTCAAGCACGTCTGGATCACCGACAAGCCCGGCGAGTGGCCGGGGCTCGACGCGACGCTCACCGCCCTCGGTTCGTAGTTTTCGGGGAAATCCTCAAAAGTCCTCCCGGGATTGCGCACGCGGTCATCATGGCGGTCATCGAGCGTCACGCGAGCGCGGTGTGGAAGGGCAGCCTGAAGGAAGGCAAGGGCACGGTCTCGACCGAGTCGGGCGTCTTGAACGCGGTGCCGTACAAGTTCTCGACCCGTTTCGAGAACGAGAAGGGCACGAATCCGGAGGAGCTCATCGGCGCGGCCCATTCGGGATGCTTCTCGATGGCCTTCTCGGGCCAGCTCGACAAGGCGGGCCTCAAGGCCGAGAGCATCGAGACGCGCGCGAGCGTCAAGATGGAGAAGGAGGAGGTCGGCTGGACCGTGAAGGCCGTCCACCTCGACGTCGTCGCGAAGGTCCCGGGCGCCCCCGCGGACGCCGTGCAGAAGGCCGGCGAGAACGCGAAGAACGGCTGCCCGATCTCGCGCCTCCTTTCGCCGGGCGCGAAGGTCACGATGTCCCTCAAGGTCGCCTGAACGCGACCGCGGGCGCTTCGCGCCCGCCACTCTTTCTCTTTGTCGCGGGGAAAACGGTCATCCCGTCGCCTTCCGATCGCCCCCCGGGGATCGCGTGGCCGATTTCACGGTTTCCGACGACGTGCGCATGATCCAGGGCGCCCTGCGCGATTTCATCGCGCGCGAGGTCGTCCCCCACGAAAAGCGGCTCGCCAAGGAGCTTTCGGACGAGCGATTCCTCCTCGGCGACGACGGCTTCGTGAAGCCGCAGGTCATGGAAGCGGTGCGCGCGATCCGGCGCAAATCGGCCGCGCTCGGCCTCTATGCGATGCACATGCCCGTCGAAGAAGGGGGCGGGGGCGTCTCGAAGCAGGCCATGTACGAGGCGTGGCGCGAGGTCATGCGCCACGGCCTCGGCCTCAACCTCGCGGTCCTCTCGTTCGTCGAGGGGCCGTATCCGCTCTTCCTCCGCCTCGACGACGCGATGAAGAAGCGCTACCTGCATCCGCTCGTCCGCGGCGAGAAGTCGAGCGCCTTCTGCCTCACGGAGCCGGGCGCGGGGAGCGACGTCGGCGCGATCCGCGCGACGGCCGTGAAGAAGGGCGGCTCCTACGTCCTCGACGGCGCGAAGGCGTACGTGACGAACGGTCCGTACGCGGATTTCTACCAGGTGTTCGCGAAGACGGATCCCGCGGCGGGCCTCGCGGGCATCTCGTGCTTCCTCGTCGACTGCGACCTCCCGGGCGTCTCGATCGGCAAAAGCCAGCTCTCGCTCCACGCGGACGGAGCGCAGTGCGAGGTCGTCTTCGACGGCGTCGAGGTGCCGGCCGAGAACCGCGTGGGCGACGAGGGCGAGGGGTTTGCGCTCGCGATCGGCAACATCGGCGACACGCGCGTCACGATCGGCGGCATGTGCGTTGGGCTCGCGGAGTTCTGCCAGGCGCGCGCGGTCGAATACGCGCAGGCGCGCGAGGCGTTCGGCAAGCCGATCGGGAAGCTCGGCCAGATCCAGGCCATGATCGCCGACAACGAGACGGACATCTTCGCGGCCGACAACATGCTCCTTCGCACGAGTTGGTTGATCGATCAAGGCGAGAGCGCGATCAAGGAAACGAGCATGGTCAAGGTCTTCGCGACCGAGATGCTTTTCCGGGTGGCCGACCGCGCGATCCAGATCCACGGCGGCGCGGGACTCATGCGGGAGCTGCCGCTCGAACGCATCTTCCGGTTCGCCCGCGTCCTACGCATCCCGGAAGGGACGAGCGAGGTCCAGCGATGGACCATCGCGAAGACGCTCGGGCTATGACCGGGACGCCTCGTTGTAGGCCGCGCGAAGCTCCGCCTGGACCTTGCGCGCCTTCGCCGCGATCTTGTCCGCGTCCTCCCGGAGATCCGCGAGACGCTTTTCGAGCTTGGCGACGGCCTTCGGGACGGGCGACGCCTGGGCGCCGGGCGGGGGCGCCGGACGGTTCACGCCCTCGAGGACGAGCCGCGCGTTCGCGAGACGCGTTCTGAAGCGGCGCTCGCGGCCGGCCGCCGGGCGGACCTCGTCCACGAGGCCGACCTTCTCGAGAAGCTCCAGGTGCGTCCGGACGGGCGAGGCGTCGACGCCGACGCGACGCGCGACCTCGTTGATGTGCAACGGTTCCTTCGCGTCCATGAGCGCGCGCAGGACCGCGACCCGGGTGGGCGAGGAGAGGACGGCCGCGAAATCCGCCAGCCGTCCGGGCGCTCCGCGCAGGTCGACGGCCTCGTCGTCGAAGGTCGGATGCACGCGGCGGCATATGCGAAGTTGCGCATGAAAGTATGGCCTGCCCGCGCATCCGCGCACGATGAACAGGTATTTGACAACGAGCCGAGGGATTGAAGAAGGGTCGCCGGACTACAAGCGCATGGAACACGCGACGCGCGAAGGCGCGCCGGTTGCCGCCTCGCGCCTTGAGAAGGCCATCCTCCTCGCGGCCGTCATCCTCCCGCTCGTGGGAACCCTATACGCCATCGTCCTTCTCTGGAACCGTCTCGTCTCCTGGACGGACATCGCCCTCCTCGTGGGGTTCTACGTCCTGACGGCGCTCGGCATCGGGACGGGCTACCACCGCATGCTCACGCACCGCGGCTTCGAGGCGCCGGCGCCCGTCCGGGCCTTCTGGCTCATCCTCGGCTCGATGGCGCTCCAGGGCCCCGCGGTCGAATGGGCCGCGACCCACACGAAGCACCACGCGAAGGCCGACACGGAGGAGGATCCGCACACCCCGCTCGCCGGCTTCTGGCACGCGCACACCGGG harbors:
- a CDS encoding acyl-CoA dehydrogenase family protein; its protein translation is MADFTVSDDVRMIQGALRDFIAREVVPHEKRLAKELSDERFLLGDDGFVKPQVMEAVRAIRRKSAALGLYAMHMPVEEGGGGVSKQAMYEAWREVMRHGLGLNLAVLSFVEGPYPLFLRLDDAMKKRYLHPLVRGEKSSAFCLTEPGAGSDVGAIRATAVKKGGSYVLDGAKAYVTNGPYADFYQVFAKTDPAAGLAGISCFLVDCDLPGVSIGKSQLSLHADGAQCEVVFDGVEVPAENRVGDEGEGFALAIGNIGDTRVTIGGMCVGLAEFCQARAVEYAQAREAFGKPIGKLGQIQAMIADNETDIFAADNMLLRTSWLIDQGESAIKETSMVKVFATEMLFRVADRAIQIHGGAGLMRELPLERIFRFARVLRIPEGTSEVQRWTIAKTLGL
- a CDS encoding OsmC family protein, which codes for MERHASAVWKGSLKEGKGTVSTESGVLNAVPYKFSTRFENEKGTNPEELIGAAHSGCFSMAFSGQLDKAGLKAESIETRASVKMEKEEVGWTVKAVHLDVVAKVPGAPADAVQKAGENAKNGCPISRLLSPGAKVTMSLKVA
- a CDS encoding redoxin domain-containing protein — protein: MALAVGDPVPDFTLVAATAESRSEWTLSKVLESGPIVLAFYPLAFTSTCTMQLCEARDRLKELEVLGARVFGFSTDTPHSNQRYAAEARLPFPLLSDPNRVVVERIWETQRVSGVDRVPKRGMMVVGADGRVKHVWITDKPGEWPGLDATLTALGS
- a CDS encoding winged helix-turn-helix domain-containing protein produces the protein MHPTFDDEAVDLRGAPGRLADFAAVLSSPTRVAVLRALMDAKEPLHINEVARRVGVDASPVRTHLELLEKVGLVDEVRPAAGRERRFRTRLANARLVLEGVNRPAPPPGAQASPVPKAVAKLEKRLADLREDADKIAAKARKVQAELRAAYNEASRS
- a CDS encoding nucleoside 2-deoxyribosyltransferase; translated protein: MAQPVFLAAAWSSLGDETLVDKLLVGLQVTSGGRLRAGDVFVPGLHAGEPGVETTADAAFERTLAALQASRVVVAVLDGGRTSDDVAFLVAYAFAAGKPVIGFATERRQVPSHLVRGACAEIVGDVKTLGEALARRLTS